The DNA region ctagaggtgctcaactagatccctaatctgcgaggagggtttaaacacaccctgggtgtCGAAAAatctgaatatagctaaactaaaggcatgcaatcaaacgaaagctacttatactgcaggtgaggggtttcttacctcgtacgctaatttccttacaattctattcgttAGAATTCgggtggagacgaccccttcgacaatcttctcgcgtctatgcgttcccctcgcgaagaagagcgtcctcgtgctggagttgtcgccggaagatgaccttggggcccttgggagggaaccctagggttggcttgtggttggtgccgagagagagaggagagggagaggtggcgtcggtgagggttttggGAGGAGGAATCCCGATCAAAAtaaaaccccacttaataatttcctatttatattaagtgggtaattcggcctaactctaatataaatttaattgcctccctttcctttcagcacggccctgctgggttcaactggttactaaaattatccgtaaaccataggtctcgggttcaattcccgcttaggccgttttcattttctatttgtttttgctacttccgctactctaaatattccggaaaaatatctaaaaattccagaaaaatcatacaatatttctaatatagttttgagaattttcgggcattacaaattCACTCTCTTAttgtctgttggtgcaatatcccttaggtcaagattgaccaagttgactaagcttgagttggctcaagtttgagtattGATgtatgagtttcgatgtttgacaatatatagagattacGGCTGCAATTGTCCGCGTGTGTGGAGattgagtcaagtaggtcaaggttaactagatacttgactgagaaagtcctaactagaggttaggcaaggataagtccaacaggaaggttgcactacaagaaaaacgctCATAGATACCGGTGGAACTACAATAGTTTTAAGCTATTTTTGTGTCTTTTAGCATTTTAAACCGGTTTTTCAAAAAAATGGTGTCTATGAGCACATCTttgtgctcatagacatcgattttttttaGTTCTTGTCTATGAGTGCCTTTTTCGGTAATAAACACCAATTTTAATGTCGCTTTTTAAAATCTGATGTCTATAAGTGCTATCTTGTCCTATCTACGAAGTCGTATTATAAAAATGCGGTTAAAAGTGATGCTAAATACCAAAAGCCAATTAATTTTCCCCAATACTTAGCAAAAAAATTTCACTTGGCAAAAACCCCCTGTCAAAAACCTAACCCCTCATCACGGCACTTCTTCGGCCGATGCTTCTCAGCTCTCCATCATACAGCACGAAGATCAGCGGTGCCTCCACCACTTTGCTCCTCACCATCGTCTGTCtagccatctctctcagcctcatctccctcttccccttcctagatcgacgcccctacCTCTCCCGATCGGGATTGACGCACGACGCCCCTACTGCTCTGTCCAACCACACAACATCTCCTCCACCTTCTCtgtttgggtgagaagaggagcccTTCTTCGCATTATGGTAGTGCGTCCTTCATCCATCTTCGGTCCAACATTCACTGCACCGCTGGAGCTGAGTGAGTGAGTGTAATAGTTCTGCCTTCACCCTGTTTGTTTTATGAACTGCACACTCTGTAATAGTTCTTCCTTCGCTTTGGGTCATCCTATAAAACTGGTGGTTAATCGACTTGGTTGTTCTTAGCACTTGATTCTTTAGAAAGATATCTTCACTTGTCCTTGTGGTAGGATTAGGCAGGCTTGCTGTCATTACATAGGTCTTGTTCATTTTCTTCTACATTGCAGTCTTATGGTGGCTAGTCTGTTCATTTTAGTCTTGTTTTTATAATCTTTGAAGTTCATTTTTAGTCAAAAAAGAAGTTGCATTATTTTTTTCCCTTATGTTTCTTATCTGAATTTTTAATAACTAGTTAGCATGAGGCTTCATGTTTCTTATTTGATTGATTGTGTTGGCTAAGTTCAAACAGTGATAAATTTTTTTGAAGAATGTCTGCACAACTATAATGTGCATTAAGAATTTATGTTGTTTCTGCTGGGTAAGTAATCCACAACATGAATTTGTGCTGGCTAAGGAACCATGAAATTCCAAAATGTTGAAGAATATCTGAATTTATGCTGTGGTGTTATGACTATTTAATATTTGTCTGATTATCAGTATTTAATATTGTCTGTGTTGTGCTTCTAGTTTTGATGCACACATGTTTTTATCTCACAACTCGTCTTACATGGAGCCATTTGAAACAAAGTCACTTTTTTACTCTTCTTATTTAGATTTTGTCTGGTTTAGGAAGTGAGATTTTTCAATTCTTTTGATCTAGAACTTGCTTGTTGATATGCTGTCATactaatttaattgttaattctAGCAATATGTAATAGTATTTAGGATGGATCATTGTTGTAActgtcttgatatttttgataGAATTTTGATTCATTAGTACAACAACATGGACAAAGCATGGATGTAAAAGGATAGATTATCACAGGAGTTTGAACTTGGACTGGAATTTTTCTTGCAATTTGCGCTACAACATGCTGctaatcctactagtataccttgtccttgtacAAAATGTGGTAACCTATGGAACAATAATATTAATAGCATAAGGGCACATGTGTACTGTAATGGTAGagacttaacatacaaaaaatggatatggcatggggaagaatctgtattaggggatttaaagaaagagaatgatgcaCCTGGAGAATGTGAAAACTATTCTGCTGCTAATAAACCTGTAGATATGGTACACGCTGCATATGAAAGTTCAAAGAATCCaaatcaatttataaaattacttgaggatCGGATGTTGAGAAACCTCTGTATCCtgggtgtactaaatttacaaagttatctgtaATTGTGTAGTTATATAACTTGAAGGTGAAATACAGTtggagtgataatagttttaatgaactacttgtcttgtttggagaaatgcttcctgGTGATAAtaaattgcctttatctttatatgatgcaaagaaaaacttatgtgcaatggggatgacttataagaaaatacatgcatgcCCTAATGATTTTGTCCTATACTAggagtcactacaagaaaaaagctaaacaacaacgcttttttggcgttgtcgtatgtacttaaaaagtgatgttgtagatggtgttgtagaaagtcatatcaaagacaacgctttaaaagcgttgtggttggtcacaaagacaacgctttttaagcgttgtcttttcgttcttaaaaagcgttgttatagatgctgttgtaaaaatgcacatatcaaagacaacgctttaaaagcgttgtggttggtcacaaagacaacgctttttaagcgttgtctattcgttcttaaaaagcgttgttaaagatgctgttgtaaaaatgcacatatcaaagacaacgctttaaaagcgttgtggttggtctcaaagacgttgttttttaagcgttgtcttttattacttaaaaacgttgtctttttaaatttataaaaaatagtatttttcttaattaaatagcaaaattataaaaatactcaaaatttacatataattgaatatccacaaccacaatcatttttataataagactatttaacaaataaataaaactttatattatacaaacaaaatgtatacatattgatccacaaattaaatttgtatcatacaagttatccttaacttcatgacaataatttttcaaacacacaagttttacaaaacctcatcattgactaaccgctgttgttggtgtccatcgcatggaattgcttctttaagtccagcaatctcttcttctgaaaggctttcagctatcactcttagagccatcttcttcaacttgtcatcagcacacctggggttgtaggcaatcaagaaattttgtatgaaaactttcatacatgtaaatctcgtactaaataatatgtcaatgttatatatacatgtaattcataccgtaagtgtgtttatatcgtaactgacaagttttctttagggccaacttctactcaagctctttaaacactgcatcaaaataaaaaaattggcattagttctgtgctaatCCCTGAAATTTAGATGCTGAGCTACATCAGAAAGAAATTATAAAAGATGTGAAGAGATAACAATGAACAAGAACTATCAGAACCTGATCTGTTTATGTCCATTAAAAACACAACATATCAGATTGAACAAAGAGCAGGTCCTTACCATTCAGAAGCTTCAAAGAAGTGATGCAAGCTCCAAAGAGATAAATCTCTGTGGCATTGCACAATAACCATGCGATATATAAGCTCGTCGACATACATAATTCACCCATAGACggcaatttcaattttcaataaacTGAGGAGGAACACATTACAAAAGCAATGATCAATTCATAACTGGATATATAGTAGGATACATATTACCGGTGGATCTCCCTATCCGttgctttcaaaaaaaaaattgtgatcaTTAAGCCTCGTGTGATATTGTGATATATATACaacataaaatttaaatcttaaaaaatcaGAAATAATTCATTAAACCTTTTAcacagaaattacggaacaagtagAAGAGAAAGGGGCAGATTGATAAACCTGCCATGAGGAGAATTGGAGAaatcaaaggaactttgggaaaccCTCCGCTCCCTTCCTTGATTCTGATGCCTTTCGCATATGCAGTTCGATCTACACTGCCAAGCACGAATATTCTGCTCGATCTGTCCATAAAGATTCAAAAGAGAGAAACCAGAAACACAAAAGGGGTAGCTAGAAGCCCGGTTAGAGAAGTAGACAAAAGATGAAACAGAAAGGAACAAAGCAGGGGAGTAGAAAAggagtgctgtagatggatatattaaccaagcatattaatgtttgacctgtctttacaagttctaagcatatatattaaccaagcatataacctaagaggaataagttacaaaatgctacttgatgtttgacctgtctttattggattttgcggccccggtcttcttgtagccgggcacaatgtaatacttgatgttgactctacctttgcagttgtttcggcttgaggagtggcaaagaatggtggagtagaggatggatttcaggtattcatccgtgccatcgaggaaatgactccagtaggtgactagcatgttgaccagggcatgcttggagaagatgacttgtttcagaagctttttagatcaaagatacgaagtgcattgttataaaactagatgcacgaacacttgcttatacggttcttgaaataaaatacattcgtaaccgtcactagcccaagctcaataaggaaaattcacggtaaatgtgcatagtatacctcagatactgcagatgatagggaaggccgaaagacagtttgacgcaaatattgagattgcccaagccaatccatggtactaatcctgacagctcctccaaatcgcactgacttgattgtgtccacccatccttgttcatcagcttggaacctttgaaatgaaagctgcattgggtacatggaaaaaacaacaaaaagggaggataaatgatagccaccaacctaattgttcacaaatatctgtataagttattaagggtgttcatagaagttgatcctttagccgtgtctgttagatggtcaaatctaggcgccaactcaaaaatgttggcgtccaagtgttagtgttcaactacttctgacAATGAAGTAGTAGCAGATAATCAAGAACACAAGAGAATCTGAAAGAGTCTatatttctttcactagtagcagataatgattagattagaaagCAAAAGAACGCATACCACACCAGCTGCTCCTGCTGTTAAAGCCATAGGTGCAGTGACAGCGCTTAATCCAGATGAGCACATAACTGGAATCTGAACTGCTCGGGAAATGGAGTATGCAGCTACTAGCGTTGGTGTGGCCTACATTTTAAAGAGGAAAAATATCACATTTTTCATCACAAGTGTGCTAAGATTTCTTATTCGTACTGTTGTTACCTTCTCGATCAAACCAAGGACACCAGGTTTTGATGGACTTGAGTATTTCCCTCCTTCAGTTTGGATTATATCAGCACCTTCCTGTTCCAGCAACTCTGCTAGCTTCACCTTTTTAAATTGAACAAAAAACAACGAGAGATTGTGTTAGTGACAAATCTCAGTTTACGAGGAAATAAATGAGCTACCTGATCAGGGAGACTAAGCATGTGTGGCACGGTTACAGACAGTGTAATGGATGGAAGAATCCTTCTAGTTTCTCTAATGAGCTTTAGAATCTGACAATGGCACCATAGAATAGTGACGAGATAGAAATAGCTGAAAATACTCGAGGAACTGCAAGGAAAAGTACGATCATGATTCATATACCTGTTCAGGGGAAAACTGAATTCCCATCTCGTAGAAAGAATCATAATTTCCAATTTCCACCTGCATTTAGCACAAGGATTTTAATGTTTGGTATGACAGACAATCCGATCGAAACCAGTCAAGTTCATCGCATCCTAACCATTTGGGCACCTGCTCCCACTGCAGAAGGAAATGCCAAAGGGTCCATAGAGGAAACACAAATCTGCAAGAACAAGATCATCATAAGAAAGAAGAGCTGTGGAActctgaaaatgcgagctactgaggcagcgagcaatctgcttgaacaaggtaatcatgcagcgttggaactctgtcgtgagcatcaattaccaaatattaagatcactgacaaaccaaataataccttatttttaacagctatctagaggatctggctttttgacttgaagctggttcaaagaagacaaatcaaatatacaaatactaagatgaaagcataatgaagtagttaactttttctactttacctgattataagatctacagcttcttgctcagtattttgctgcacgagtaattattagaaaaacaaacccaatagtggaacaaaagctagataaagaaactagataatttacactgacagaactttacagaataacatataatacagtactttgtacttgcatattaatctagaaaacatcctttcacctaagtgacaatttttccaaaacatcatcattcacaaaacatcatcatacTTTCAAAGGAGAAGTAATTTACCATGAAACCATACTACCAGACTGTTTGGAATAAGTAATATCAACTTttaatttgtatatcatatatagtTGAAGAAAATACTTTCGTTTAATGGCCTAAATTCAACACAAATTGACAAAGaaaagtgtttttttttgttaatgcaAATATATTTAACCTCCAGCCTTTTCTTTGATATCGTTCGCTGTGGCCCAAGAAAGTTCCGGCGACTGCTTAATTACTTTACTCTTTTTTTGtatatatgaacatttctgaattGGATTAGTTTCCATATGATCAATCTCTAAATTACTAAACTGCTGCTAAACAGCATTTAAGCTTTGTTCCTTTCTTCTAACGCTAATATTCGTCGATATTGAGATAGTTTATTTGAATAGCCCAGGTACAGTTAAATCTTATACAGAGCTTAGTTGGTTAACCAGTAAATTATTAACCAGCCGCCGCACTAACGATTCATGATCTTAGCAACTGTGTAAATAAGACCCTGGAAATCCTACAGCCCGAGTGAACCCAATCGGATTGTCGTAGCAAACACCCTTCACAACAACAGAGGCCCCTTGAGCCCCGACCTTCTCTACCCAAGTGGCCATAGCAATTCCAAAGCGACGAGTAACCTTAGTCGAGCAAGCAGTCTGGAACACCAACCACTGACATATCCTAATAAAAAATCAATTACAACAAGGTTAAACACAGAGAGCGACGTCAAGTTAACGATCAGATAACACCAATAATCCAGATGGATGGTTGTCACAAattaaaacatcatcattcacaaaacagaAGTAGTACTACCAGACGACACGGCATCGAACGAACTCGGAGCAAAGGAACTGCCACTTCCAAAGGAGAAAGGAGAGGTCGAAATGCTGGTGATGGCAGGAGAGGAGGTAGCGGTagcagaagaagagaatagaGGGGACGCAGAGGAGGAGGCAGGAAACGGGGATACGAAGGATGGAGCTGGAGCAGACGTCGTCGGCACAGAAAAGGCGGGGGGAGATGAGGACGTAGCAAACGAAGGCACCGAAGGTGCGGCACTAGCTGACGAAGCAAACAGTGTCTGAGCCGAGGACAAGGCCGGCGCCGGCGCCGGAGGGGAAGCGGAAGTACCAAACAACGGAGAGGCAGCAGTGGAAGACGAACCGAAGCCGAAGTTGGGAGTCGAAGCCCCCAATCCAAAACCAAAATTAGGGCTTGAGGAAGCGGAAGGTGCGGCGGATGCTGAGGGAAAAGGGATGGGTTTGGGAGAAGAGACCGCCTGCGAGGAAAAGAGACCGAAGCCGTGGAAGACGAACCGAAGCCGAAGTTGGGAGTCGAAGCCCCCAATCCAAAACCAAAATTAGGGCTTGAGGAAGCGGAAGGTGCGGCGGATGCTGAGGGAAAAGGGATGGGTTTGGGAGAAGAGACCGCCTGCGAGGAAAAGAGACCGGGGGTAGTAGAGGCGGAGGATGGAGCAGATGGCGAGAAAAGACTAGAGGTAGTAGAGGCGGAGGATGGAGCAGATGGCGGGAAAAGACTGAAGGTAGAAGCGGCGGAAGATGGAGCAGACGTCGAGAAAAGACTGGAGGTAGAAAAGGCTGAGGATGCGGCCGATGAGGAGCCAAAGGTTGAGAGGCCGAAGAGAGATGGGGAGGAACCGGCGGAGGAAGAAGCGCCTAGGGAGAAACCAGTGGCGGAAGATGAGGCGGCGCCAGCGGCGGTGGGAGCGAAGGAGAAGGGGGAggcggaggagagggagaaagaggaggaagcggAAGAGACTGAGGGTTTGGGTcaacttggaggagttgggccggcgtgaggagttttgcgtgaggagtttgggtcgagattagggttcagaggagatcacgcggcaaggagaggagaaggcgctcgtggagaggagtggagaggagaaggcactcgtggagaggagaaggagaggagaaggcactcgtggagaggagtggagaggagaactcgtggagaggagtggtgaggagaaggcgcgcgcgcgttgagggtttagagtttagcaaagcgagggctgcgaatttattttaagtgagtttaggggaaacatacacaacactttaaaaaacgttttttaaaaaaatgttgtctttgaccataaacaacaacactaaagacaacacttcattaaaaaccgttgtctttagtaaaaagtaaataccatagacaacgcttttcactaaaagcgttgtaaaacaaagaacgacaacgtttttattaaaaagcgttgtctattgggtgttgttgaatgcaaaaattcttgtagtgagtatgaggattttaccgaATGTCCTACTTGTGGGATGTCAAGGTGGATGTTGGCCAACAATACTAGGATAATTGAAGGAGCCCCTGCAAAGATTTTATGTTACTTTCttcctattcctagatttcaaagaatgtttcggagcaaggaaatatctaaggagttaactaggcatgctaataaaagagtatgtgatgcctatatgtgacatccagctgatgcaccttgttggagacttgtggatcataattgACCAGATTTTGCTTCTGAGACGAGAAATCTAAGATTGTCCATAGCAGCTGATGGGATCAATCCTCGTAGTTTGATGAGTTATTCATATAGTTGTTGGTCGGTTATAATGATCACCtataatcttcctccatggttgtgtatgaagataAAAATATATGATGCTCACATTGTTGATTTCTGGTCCTAAACAACCgagaaatgatattgatgtgtaCTTGGTGCCTTTGattgatgatttaaaagaattatgggaagttggtgttgaagcatatgatgcccaccgagaagaaagattcttgcttagagTTGTCCTGttgtggacaattaatgattttccAGCATATGGAAATCTGGCAAGATGCACTAtaaaaggatatcaagcatgTCCTATTTGTGCTGAGAAAACTTGTGCAAAAAGGTTGAAGCACCGTAAAAAAATGGCATTTATAGGCCATAGACGATTTCTTCGTAaagatcatccttatcgaaggtagaagaaggcatttgatgggaCACAAGTCTTTACTACGGCCCTAAAACCACTAAGAGGCGATGAAGTTATAAAAAGCATTGAAGGAATTATATGTCGATGGGGAAAATGAGAGCAAATCTTCAATCAAAGAAAAATGATGGTCATTCTAGTTGGAAAAATAAattgatattctttgaacttgagtattggaaagatcttcatgtttgacatgttcttgatgtgttGCACGTAGAGAAAAATGTGTACGAAAGTCTGATTGGTACATTACTTGACATgaaaggaaaaacaaaggatggaatTGCAGCAAGAAACGACCTAGTGGAGATGAAAACTAGGGGAGAATTAGCGCCACAAAAAGGGGAGAAGAGGATACTTTTTCCCCCAGCATGTTATACATTAAgaaaggatgagaaaagaaaactttATAATTCATTGTTCGGAATTAAAGTTCCCACGGGTTACTCTTCCAACATCAAAAACCttgtctcaatgaaggacctaaaattggttggtcttaaatcacatgactGTCACACCTCAATGCAACAGTTGCTTCCGGTTGCCATCCGTGGTGTTCTGCCCAAGCATGTTAGAAATGCTATCACAAGGTTTTAttcttcaatgtgttatgtaactAAGTGATAGATGCCTCGAAATTGGATAATGTACAAACAGAAATTGTGACGATGTTGTGTTTGTTTAGAaagtattttccaccttcattttttgatataatggttcacttaacagttcatctcgtgcgtgaggtcaagttgtgtggaccaatttggtatagatggatgtttccatttgaaagatacatgagaacattgaaaggttatgtgcggaatAGAAATCGGCCAAAAGTATGCATGGTTGAATAttatattgctgaag from Zingiber officinale cultivar Zhangliang chromosome 4B, Zo_v1.1, whole genome shotgun sequence includes:
- the LOC121978395 gene encoding uncharacterized protein ycf23-like, with product MATWVEKVGAQGASVVVKGVCYDNPIGFTRAICVSSMDPLAFPSAVGAGAQMVEIGNYDSFYEMGIQFSPEQILKLIRETRRILPSITLSVTVPHMLSLPDQVKLAELLEQEGADIIQTEGGKYSSPSKPGVLGLIEKATPTLVAAYSISRAVQIPVMCSSGLSAVTAPMALTAGAAGVVCVLLLSNLIIICY
- the LOC121978396 gene encoding brain acid soluble protein 1-like, which encodes MGLGEETACEEKRPGVVEAEDGADGEKRLEVVEAEDGADGGKRLKVEAAEDGADVEKRLEVEKAEDAADEEPKVERPKRDGEEPAEEEAPREKPVAEDEAAPAAVGAKEKGEAEEREKEEEAEETEGLGQLGGVGPA